Proteins from one Syngnathus scovelli strain Florida chromosome 9, RoL_Ssco_1.2, whole genome shotgun sequence genomic window:
- the tpbg gene encoding trophoblast glycoprotein isoform X1 — MVKDKMRLLSTSCWCQSEGIRMNAFKSGLMQLLLLLAVILSCQGCPEKCACSGETVKCQNQDLNAIPHLIPANSKFLVITGNNISSIKNDSFPSRLDLLTDLDLSDNEMEAVEEMVFHNLPNMECLDLSNNKIQTFSKKAFPDDNKLQVLNLSRSFYNHSSVSGLLNVLENDKLLQLTVLDLSDNDLVLLPDDSFTNLSNLVNLSLQNTSIISVPKGILKVPRLQDLDLSHNSLRNIPYTTLMEFNLKPDLHIRLDGNPWRCDCSIEDLLVWLKNSSQVTDMKDLTCAEPERLRRRPLLLVEQTQLKCSGNMEGVLETSYVFLGLVLALIGVIFLLVLYLNRRGIKRWMYNIRDACRDHMEGYHYRYEINSDPRLANLSINSDV, encoded by the coding sequence ATGGTAAAAGACAAGATGCGCCTGTTGAGCACATCGTGCTGGTGTCAAAGCGAAGGAATCCGAATGAACGCATTCAAGTCCGGTTTGATGCAGCTACTTCTTCTCCTAGCTGTCATACTTTCCTGTCAAGGCTGTCCGGAAAAATGCGCATGTTCCGGGGAAACAGTAAAATGCCAAAACCAGGACTTGAACGCAATTCCACATTTAATACCGGCCAATTCCAAGTTCCTTGTGATCACGGGAAACAACATTTCAAGCATAAAAAATGACTCTTTTCCCAGCCGCCTAGATTTATTAACAGATCTTGATCTCAGTGACAATGAGATGGAGGCTGTGGAGGAAATGGTGTTTCATAACTTGCCAAACATGGAGTGTCTAGACCTGAGCAACAATAAAATCCAGACTTTCAGCAAAAAGGCTTTTCCAGATGACAACAAATTGCAGGTGTTGAACCTCAGCAGGTCTTTTTACAATCATTCCTCTGTGAGCGGGCTCCTGAATGTCCTAGAGAATGACAAACTCCTCCAGCTGACAGTCTTGGACCTGTCCGACAATGACCTTGTGCTTCTGCCAGATGATTCATTCACGAATTTATCCAACCTGGTCAACCTCAGCTTGCAGAACACCTCCATCATCTCCGTCCCTAAGGGGATACTAAAGGTGCCACGACTGCAAGACCTTGACCTGAGCCACAACAGTCTCAGGAATATTCCTTACACCACCCTGATGGAGTTCAACTTGAAGCCAGACCTTCATATTCGCCTGGATGGGAATCCCTGGCGTTGTGACTGTTCTATTGAGGATTTGTTGGTGTGGCTGAAAAACTCCTCTCAGGTCACGGACATGAAGGACCTGACCTGTGCAGAGCCTGAGCGTCTGAGGCGCCGGCCACTATTACTTGTGGAGCAGACCCAGCTGAAGTGTTCGGGCAACATGGAAGGTGTGCTCGAGACTTCGTATGTTTTCCTTGGTTTGGTGCTGGCACTGATTGGCGTCATATTTCTGTTGGTGCTCTATCTGAACCGCAGAGGCATCAAGCGCTGGATGTACAACATCCGGGATGCTTGTAGGGACCACATGGAGGGATATCATTACAGGTATGAAATCAACTCGGACCCACGTTTGGCCAATCTGAGCATCAATTCAGATGTGTAA
- the tpbg gene encoding trophoblast glycoprotein isoform X2 gives MVKDKMRLLSTSCWCQSEGIRMNAFKSGLMQLLLLLAVILSCQGCPEKCACSGETVKCQNQDLNAIPHLIPANSKFLVITGNNISSIKNDSFPSRLDLLTDLDLSDNEMEAVEEMVFHNLPNMECLDLSNNKIQTFSKKAFPDDNKLQVLNLSRSFYNHSSVSGLLNVLENDKLLQLTVLDLSDNDLVLLPDDSFTNLSNLVNLSLQNTSIISVPKGILKVPRLQDLDLSHNSLRNIPYTTLMEFNLKPDLHIRLDGNPWRCDCSIEDLLVWLKNSSQVTDMKDLTCAEPERLRRRPLLLVEQTQLKCSGNMEEASSAGCTTSGMLVGTTWRDIITGMKSTRTHVWPI, from the exons ATGGTAAAAGACAAGATGCGCCTGTTGAGCACATCGTGCTGGTGTCAAAGCGAAGGAATCCGAATGAACGCATTCAAGTCCGGTTTGATGCAGCTACTTCTTCTCCTAGCTGTCATACTTTCCTGTCAAGGCTGTCCGGAAAAATGCGCATGTTCCGGGGAAACAGTAAAATGCCAAAACCAGGACTTGAACGCAATTCCACATTTAATACCGGCCAATTCCAAGTTCCTTGTGATCACGGGAAACAACATTTCAAGCATAAAAAATGACTCTTTTCCCAGCCGCCTAGATTTATTAACAGATCTTGATCTCAGTGACAATGAGATGGAGGCTGTGGAGGAAATGGTGTTTCATAACTTGCCAAACATGGAGTGTCTAGACCTGAGCAACAATAAAATCCAGACTTTCAGCAAAAAGGCTTTTCCAGATGACAACAAATTGCAGGTGTTGAACCTCAGCAGGTCTTTTTACAATCATTCCTCTGTGAGCGGGCTCCTGAATGTCCTAGAGAATGACAAACTCCTCCAGCTGACAGTCTTGGACCTGTCCGACAATGACCTTGTGCTTCTGCCAGATGATTCATTCACGAATTTATCCAACCTGGTCAACCTCAGCTTGCAGAACACCTCCATCATCTCCGTCCCTAAGGGGATACTAAAGGTGCCACGACTGCAAGACCTTGACCTGAGCCACAACAGTCTCAGGAATATTCCTTACACCACCCTGATGGAGTTCAACTTGAAGCCAGACCTTCATATTCGCCTGGATGGGAATCCCTGGCGTTGTGACTGTTCTATTGAGGATTTGTTGGTGTGGCTGAAAAACTCCTCTCAGGTCACGGACATGAAGGACCTGACCTGTGCAGAGCCTGAGCGTCTGAGGCGCCGGCCACTATTACTTGTGGAGCAGACCCAGCTGAAGTGTTCGGGCAACATGGAAG AGGCATCAAGCGCTGGATGTACAACATCCGGGATGCTTGTAGGGACCACATGGAGGGATATCATTACAGGTATGAAATCAACTCGGACCCACGTTTGGCCAATCTGA